In one window of Mytilus trossulus isolate FHL-02 chromosome 7, PNRI_Mtr1.1.1.hap1, whole genome shotgun sequence DNA:
- the LOC134725370 gene encoding HUWE1-associated protein modifying stress responses-like, with protein MANEDKDDGSLSPDHWMNSFEEECLEELDSEPNMEDCLRTQREFAQQKLWLQFQNSATSVAQLYKDRIQDHSVWIPFQNAASSVTHLYKDSVDSLETCVDVGVQRGKQHRTKDIISWVKKRRRHIRREDLIAFLCGKNPPNRHRTKHNHNRTLERSHSPRVNNGESIQQTSEPDLQAFREAISLQGLNGAMSNISVGYKGHNGPSNSQPIAGRNNSLEELNKFILDEFARNYDSRKRTSSPDHVKMDSPSRKKSRKF; from the exons ATGGCTAACGAAGATAAAGATGACGGTAGTTTGTCACCAGACCACTGGATGAATAGTTTTGAAGAGGAATGTTTAGAGGAACTTGATTCTGAACCCAATATGGAGGATTGTCTGCGAACTCAACGAGAATTCGCACAACAAAAACTTTGgttacaatttcaaaattctgCGACTTCAGTGGCACAGCTTTATAAAG ATCGAATTCAAGATCATTCTGTATGGATTCCATTTCAGAATGCTGCTTCTTCAGTTACTCATTTGTACAAAG ATAGTGTTGATTCATTAGAAACATGCGTAGATGTTGGAGTACAAAGGGGGAAACAACACAGAACTAAAGACATTATCTCATGGGTGAAAAAAAGAAGGCGACATATTCGCAGGGAAGACCTTATAGCATTCCTTTGCGGGAAGAATCCACCAAATCGCCATCGTACTAAACATAATCATAACAGAACATTAGAACGATCACATTCACCAAGAGTAAATAATGGGGAATCAATCCAGCAAACATCTGAACCAGACCTGCAAGCATTTAGAGAAGCTATTTCTCTACAAG GTTTGAATGGTGCTATGTCAAACATCAGTGTTGGTTACAAAGGACATAACGGACCATCCAATTCTCAACCAATCGCGGGTAGAAATAATAGCTTAGAAGaacttaataaatttattttggatGAATTTGCAAGAAACTATGATTCAAGGAAAAGAACCTCTTCACCAGATCATGTAAAAATGGACTCTCCATCACGAAAGAAAAGtagaaagttttaa